The following proteins come from a genomic window of Streptomyces liliiviolaceus:
- a CDS encoding TIGR02452 family protein, translated as MSARLRAIARQTEEIVAAGSYRASDGREVSIAAAVAAARAGTRMYGPEPVGSVGLVPDPASASSATAPSGDTFFEVTGESSLEAARRLTGPVAVLNFSSARNPGGGYLNGAQAQEEALCRASALYTCVVEVRAFYDHHRTHRDAFYTDRVIHSPAVPVFRDDRGAFLDEPYTAGFLTAAAPNAGVIKRTTPERVSELPRALASRAERVLETAAAHGYRRLVLGAWGCGVFQNDPAQVASTFATLLGDGGRFSGTFEHVVFGVLDRTRGAVVRTAFEQAFRPVQRQP; from the coding sequence ATGAGCGCACGGCTGCGCGCGATCGCACGGCAGACGGAGGAGATCGTCGCGGCGGGTTCGTACCGCGCGTCCGACGGGCGCGAGGTGTCGATCGCCGCGGCGGTGGCCGCCGCCCGTGCAGGCACCCGCATGTACGGCCCGGAGCCGGTGGGGTCGGTGGGCCTCGTTCCGGACCCCGCGAGCGCGTCCTCCGCGACCGCGCCCTCCGGGGACACGTTCTTCGAGGTCACGGGCGAGAGCAGCCTGGAAGCGGCCCGCCGGCTGACCGGCCCGGTCGCGGTGCTGAACTTCTCCTCGGCACGCAATCCCGGAGGGGGCTATCTGAACGGCGCCCAGGCCCAGGAGGAAGCCCTGTGCCGGGCCTCCGCGCTCTACACGTGCGTGGTGGAGGTCCGGGCGTTCTACGACCACCACCGGACACACCGCGACGCCTTCTACACCGACCGGGTGATCCACTCACCGGCCGTCCCGGTCTTCCGCGACGACCGGGGAGCGTTCCTCGACGAGCCGTACACCGCCGGATTCCTCACGGCCGCCGCACCCAACGCCGGAGTGATCAAGCGCACCACGCCGGAGCGCGTGTCCGAGCTGCCGCGCGCCCTCGCCTCCCGCGCCGAGCGCGTCCTGGAGACGGCCGCGGCGCACGGCTACCGCCGGCTGGTGCTGGGTGCCTGGGGCTGCGGAGTGTTCCAGAACGACCCGGCGCAGGTGGCGAGCACCTTCGCCACGCTCCTCGGGGACGGCGGACGCTTCTCCGGCACCTTCGAGCACGTCGTCTTCGGCGTCCTGGACCGGACGAGGGGAGCGGTGGTCCGGACG
- the egtA gene encoding ergothioneine biosynthesis glutamate--cysteine ligase EgtA, with protein sequence MSDSVSDCTEPRRSAVTEAEVEALVRGICFKTGPPRFLGVELEWLVHEPRSPRLPVPPERREAAYAAVRALPLSSSVTVEPGGQLELSSAPAASLMECIASVSADLDAVRGVLREAGLALCGLGQDPWNEPTRFLHEPRYDAMETCLDRAGPEGRAMMCSSASVQVCLDAGYEEPGPLGLGRRWWLAHQLGAVLVGAFANSPMARGRPTGWRSTRQSLWAAMDPGRTSAPPLDGDPRAAWARHVLDAPVMCVRAPSGPWDVPEGLTFREWTRSGAPPGREDLDYHQTTLFPPVRPRGHLELRMIDAQPGDHGWIVPLAVTTALFDDPEAAETAYRTVKPLAERAGSLPAPLNPLWTTAARSGLADPELREAATTCFAAAADALPRIGASTEVQQAVAEFADRYVARGRCPADDLLDRAADSGHPEHGVLLGTEQAAGQSAGHSTEQHTEHLLSGKDFRP encoded by the coding sequence ATGTCCGATTCGGTGAGTGACTGTACGGAGCCACGCCGCTCCGCCGTCACCGAGGCCGAAGTGGAGGCACTGGTCCGCGGCATATGCTTCAAGACCGGACCGCCCCGCTTCCTCGGTGTGGAACTCGAATGGCTCGTCCACGAGCCGCGCTCCCCGCGGCTCCCCGTACCACCTGAACGTCGCGAAGCGGCCTACGCCGCAGTGCGGGCCCTGCCCCTGAGTTCGTCGGTCACCGTCGAACCGGGCGGACAGCTGGAGCTCAGCTCCGCACCCGCCGCCTCCCTGATGGAGTGCATCGCCTCCGTCTCCGCCGACCTCGACGCCGTACGCGGTGTACTGCGCGAGGCGGGTCTCGCCCTCTGCGGACTGGGCCAGGACCCCTGGAACGAACCCACCCGGTTCCTCCATGAGCCGCGTTACGACGCCATGGAGACCTGTCTCGACCGTGCGGGCCCCGAGGGCCGCGCCATGATGTGCTCCTCCGCCTCCGTGCAGGTCTGCCTGGACGCCGGGTACGAGGAACCGGGACCGCTCGGTCTCGGGCGGCGCTGGTGGCTGGCCCATCAGCTGGGCGCGGTGCTGGTGGGCGCCTTCGCCAATTCCCCGATGGCCCGGGGCCGGCCCACGGGCTGGCGCTCCACCCGGCAGTCCCTGTGGGCCGCGATGGATCCGGGCCGCACCAGCGCCCCGCCCCTCGACGGCGACCCGCGGGCCGCCTGGGCCCGGCACGTCCTGGACGCGCCGGTGATGTGCGTCCGCGCGCCCAGCGGCCCCTGGGACGTACCGGAGGGGCTGACCTTCCGGGAGTGGACCCGGTCCGGCGCTCCGCCCGGCCGGGAGGACCTCGACTACCACCAGACGACCCTGTTCCCGCCGGTGCGGCCGCGCGGGCATCTGGAGCTGCGCATGATCGACGCGCAGCCGGGCGACCACGGCTGGATCGTGCCGCTGGCCGTGACGACGGCGCTGTTCGACGACCCGGAGGCCGCCGAGACGGCCTACCGGACGGTGAAACCGCTCGCCGAGCGGGCCGGCTCGCTGCCCGCCCCGCTCAACCCGCTGTGGACGACCGCCGCCCGCTCGGGCCTGGCCGACCCGGAGCTGCGGGAGGCGGCCACGACCTGTTTCGCGGCGGCGGCCGACGCGCTGCCCAGGATCGGCGCGAGCACCGAGGTGCAGCAGGCGGTCGCGGAGTTCGCCGACCGCTATGTCGCCCGGGGCCGCTGCCCCGCCGACGACCTGCTGGACCGTGCCGCCGACTCCGGCCATCCGGAGCACGGGGTGCTTCTCGGCACGGAACAGGCCGCGGGGCAGAGCGCAGGACACAGCACGGAACAGCACACAGAACACCTGCTCAGCGGGAAGGACTTCCGCCCATGA